The following proteins come from a genomic window of Flavobacteriaceae bacterium MAR_2010_188:
- a CDS encoding DNA phosphorothioation-dependent restriction protein DptG produces the protein MSEFYSNGKLLLTGEYLVLDGGLALAVPTKFGQSLSVSKTDKPTISWESLDHESKSWFSMELKISDVISGKNSSSNEIETRLKSILHQAYKLNPDFLNSGIGYDVKSNLSFPRYWGLGTSSTLINNIANWANVDAFKLLDKTFGGSGYDIACAGSRMPILYSLKNGHAEISKVDFNPTFKEELYFVYLNKKQNSRDGISQYKALNDSVEKELEALNSLTQLILASTSLEEFSTLITAHENLISSLIRLKPVKEELFDDFKGAIKSLGAWGGDFVLAASHSDPSDYFKNKGYDTVIPYIKMVL, from the coding sequence ATGTCTGAATTTTATAGCAATGGTAAATTGCTCCTCACCGGTGAATATCTCGTGCTAGATGGGGGTTTAGCCTTGGCCGTACCAACTAAGTTCGGACAATCGCTTTCAGTTTCTAAAACTGATAAACCAACCATTAGTTGGGAAAGTTTAGACCATGAATCAAAGAGTTGGTTCAGTATGGAATTAAAAATAAGCGATGTTATATCTGGAAAGAATTCGTCTTCCAACGAAATCGAAACTAGACTTAAGTCCATATTGCACCAAGCTTATAAATTAAATCCTGATTTTTTAAATTCTGGAATAGGCTACGATGTAAAAAGCAACTTATCGTTCCCTAGATACTGGGGTCTCGGCACTTCTTCTACCCTCATCAATAATATCGCTAACTGGGCAAATGTAGACGCCTTTAAGCTGTTAGATAAAACTTTTGGCGGTAGTGGGTATGACATTGCTTGCGCGGGTTCTAGGATGCCGATATTATATTCACTTAAAAATGGACACGCTGAAATTTCTAAAGTTGATTTTAACCCTACTTTTAAAGAGGAGCTATATTTTGTTTATTTAAATAAAAAACAAAACAGTAGGGACGGAATATCCCAATACAAAGCTTTGAACGATTCAGTTGAAAAAGAGCTAGAAGCCTTGAACAGTCTTACTCAACTAATACTTGCATCCACTTCCCTCGAAGAATTCTCTACGCTAATAACCGCTCATGAAAATCTTATATCAAGTTTAATAAGATTAAAACCAGTGAAAGAAGAATTGTTCGACGACTTTAAAGGAGCCATAAAAAGTCTTGGAGCTTGGGGTGGTGATTTTGTTCTGGCCGCTAGCCATTCAGACCCATCGGACTATTTCAAAAATAAAGGTTATGACACCGTGATACCATATATTAAAATGGTGCTATAA
- a CDS encoding 3-hydroxy-3-methylglutaryl-coenzyme A reductase gives MNKIVSGFSKLTKSEKIDWLLNNYLSDSEEAKSILKQYWNPDEKLQKLHDEFIENTISNFYLPLGIAPNFVINGKPYAVPMVIEESSVVAAASKAAKFWSTRGGFKAEVISTVKIGQVHFRFDGDGNELITFFNQIKSKFYDDTLAITSSMVKRGGGILDIELRDKTDRLKDYYQLHATFETQDAMGANFINSCLEQFAEILKREFIAYKNFSEKDNKLEVIMSILSNYTPNCLVKASVSCDIKELDDNNFSGKDFVSKFIDAVKIAEVEPYRAVTHNKGIMNGIDAVVLATGNDFRSVEAGIQAFASKDGQYKSLTHASLDNERFTFSIEIPLALGTVGGLTNIHPLVKVCLQILDNPTAKELMKIVAVVGLAQNFGAVKSLVTTGIQKGHMKMHLLNILNRFGATETEKKALIEDFKTKTVTHTAVSEALETIRK, from the coding sequence ATGAACAAAATAGTTTCTGGGTTCTCCAAATTGACCAAATCCGAAAAAATCGATTGGTTACTTAACAATTATCTATCCGACTCCGAAGAGGCAAAATCAATTCTAAAACAATATTGGAACCCGGATGAAAAACTCCAGAAGCTTCATGACGAATTTATAGAGAATACCATATCTAATTTCTACTTGCCTCTCGGGATTGCCCCAAACTTTGTAATTAACGGGAAGCCTTATGCCGTCCCAATGGTAATTGAGGAAAGTTCGGTAGTGGCAGCGGCAAGTAAAGCGGCAAAGTTCTGGTCTACCCGAGGCGGATTTAAAGCTGAAGTAATTTCAACCGTAAAAATAGGACAAGTGCATTTTCGTTTTGATGGAGATGGCAATGAACTTATAACATTTTTTAATCAGATAAAATCGAAGTTTTACGACGACACACTTGCTATAACTTCTTCTATGGTAAAACGTGGCGGAGGTATTTTGGATATTGAGCTGCGCGATAAGACCGACCGACTTAAGGATTACTATCAGTTGCACGCCACATTTGAAACGCAGGATGCAATGGGCGCTAATTTTATTAATAGCTGCCTCGAACAGTTTGCTGAGATTTTAAAGCGAGAATTTATTGCTTATAAAAACTTCAGTGAAAAAGACAACAAGCTGGAGGTGATTATGAGCATTCTTTCTAATTACACCCCAAATTGTTTGGTAAAGGCAAGTGTAAGTTGTGATATTAAAGAACTAGACGACAATAATTTTAGCGGAAAGGATTTTGTTTCAAAATTTATAGATGCGGTAAAAATTGCCGAAGTAGAACCATACCGTGCGGTCACTCATAACAAAGGCATCATGAACGGAATTGATGCTGTGGTTTTGGCGACCGGCAACGACTTTCGTTCCGTTGAAGCCGGTATACAGGCCTTTGCATCTAAGGATGGACAATATAAAAGTCTCACCCATGCTAGCTTAGATAATGAACGCTTTACATTTTCCATAGAAATACCATTAGCCTTAGGGACGGTTGGCGGACTGACTAATATTCATCCTTTGGTAAAGGTATGTCTTCAGATTCTAGATAATCCTACTGCCAAAGAATTGATGAAAATTGTTGCGGTGGTTGGTCTAGCACAAAACTTTGGCGCTGTAAAATCATTAGTAACCACCGGAATTCAAAAAGGTCATATGAAAATGCATCTATTGAATATCCTCAACCGATTTGGCGCAACAGAAACCGAAAAGAAGGCTTTGATCGAAGACTTTAAAACAAAAACGGTCACGCATACCGCAGTTTCTGAAGCTCTTGAAACGATTAGAAAATAA
- a CDS encoding dipeptidyl-peptidase-4, producing the protein MKLSKVSLLFIFFISILTAQNKQITIDQLWDGTFSTKGLYSLHSMSNGKQYAVLNKDGNSTTIDIYDYKTLKKSNTLLNSEEIDGIKGFSDYTLSEDEQKILLATEVEYIFRRSKIGVYYVYDLKSKTLEKISDKKIIEPSFSADGSKVAYGFENNLYIKNLSDGETLQITEDGKKNEIINGITDWVYEEEFSFVKAYEWNADGSKIGFLQFDETEVPEFSMDKYGIELYQVQEVFKYPKAGEKNSEVSLHIYDLESRKIEDIQFKKSYTDFYIPRIKWTNDPKILSVQVLNRHQNNLDLWMVNASDSSSQQVLSETDKAYIDVTDNLTFLKDNSFIWTSEQDGYNHIYHYSKDGKLLNQITKGDWEVTNYYGFDEDAKRIYYQSVENGSINRDIYSIALNGNKKIRLSTEEGTNDASFSNDFSYYINTFSNASTPTTYTLNDSKDGKQLKVIEDNQGIKNKLTDFEIPEKEFSTIKVNGNDLNMWMIKPKDFDDSKVYPLLMFQYSGPGSQQVANTWNSTNDYWFYMLADKGYIIATVDGRGTGFKGADFKKVTQNELGKYEVEDQIEAAKTLGERSYIDKERIGIWGWSYGGFMSSNAIFKGNDVFKMAIAVAPVTSWRFYDSVYTERYMTTPQENPSGYDENSPLSHVDKLKGDFLLIHGSADDNVHVQNSMRLIEALIQADKDFDWLIFPDKSHGISGGNTRNFLYNKMTNFLDEKLGDKIQDSRLNTHKGQR; encoded by the coding sequence GTGAAATTATCGAAAGTCTCTCTGTTGTTCATTTTTTTCATTTCGATTTTAACTGCCCAAAATAAACAAATAACCATTGACCAACTTTGGGACGGAACCTTTTCTACCAAAGGTCTGTATTCACTGCATTCCATGTCTAATGGGAAGCAATATGCGGTATTAAATAAAGATGGCAATTCTACTACAATCGATATTTATGATTATAAAACATTAAAAAAATCGAACACACTTTTAAATTCTGAAGAAATCGATGGAATAAAAGGTTTTTCGGATTATACCTTGAGCGAGGATGAGCAAAAAATATTACTTGCCACGGAAGTTGAGTATATTTTTAGAAGGTCTAAAATCGGGGTCTATTACGTTTATGATTTAAAGTCTAAAACCTTAGAAAAGATTTCTGATAAGAAAATTATAGAACCTTCATTTTCCGCCGACGGTTCTAAGGTAGCTTATGGTTTTGAGAACAATCTTTATATTAAGAATCTTTCCGATGGCGAAACGCTCCAGATTACTGAAGACGGTAAAAAGAACGAAATCATTAATGGAATAACGGACTGGGTTTATGAGGAAGAATTTTCTTTTGTAAAGGCTTATGAATGGAATGCCGATGGCAGTAAAATAGGTTTTCTTCAATTTGATGAAACAGAAGTTCCTGAATTTTCGATGGATAAATATGGTATCGAACTATATCAGGTTCAAGAGGTTTTTAAATATCCGAAGGCGGGTGAAAAAAACTCAGAAGTTTCGCTTCATATCTATGATTTAGAATCTAGGAAGATTGAAGATATTCAATTTAAAAAATCTTATACCGATTTTTATATCCCCAGAATAAAGTGGACCAATGACCCGAAAATATTGAGTGTTCAAGTACTTAATCGCCACCAAAACAATCTTGATCTTTGGATGGTCAATGCATCTGATTCTTCTTCACAACAAGTATTATCTGAAACCGATAAGGCTTATATCGATGTTACCGATAACCTCACTTTTTTAAAGGATAATAGTTTTATCTGGACTTCTGAGCAAGATGGTTACAATCATATTTATCATTATTCTAAGGATGGAAAGTTATTAAACCAAATTACAAAGGGTGATTGGGAAGTCACAAATTATTACGGATTTGATGAAGATGCAAAAAGGATTTATTATCAGTCCGTAGAAAATGGTTCTATAAACAGGGACATTTATTCGATTGCTTTAAATGGGAACAAAAAAATAAGATTAAGTACGGAAGAAGGAACTAATGATGCATCTTTCAGTAATGATTTTTCTTATTATATCAATACTTTTTCTAATGCTTCAACTCCCACGACCTATACTTTGAATGATTCCAAAGACGGGAAACAATTAAAAGTTATAGAGGATAATCAAGGGATTAAAAACAAGTTAACGGATTTTGAAATTCCAGAAAAAGAGTTTTCTACAATAAAGGTAAATGGCAATGACCTAAATATGTGGATGATTAAACCAAAGGATTTTGATGATTCTAAGGTCTATCCATTGTTGATGTTTCAATATTCTGGTCCAGGTTCCCAGCAAGTTGCAAATACCTGGAATTCTACCAATGATTATTGGTTTTATATGTTAGCAGATAAAGGCTATATCATTGCGACGGTAGATGGAAGAGGAACCGGTTTTAAAGGAGCTGATTTCAAAAAGGTTACCCAGAACGAGTTGGGGAAATACGAAGTTGAAGACCAAATAGAAGCGGCTAAAACATTAGGCGAACGTTCTTATATCGATAAAGAAAGAATTGGTATATGGGGTTGGAGCTACGGTGGCTTTATGAGCAGCAATGCAATATTTAAAGGAAATGATGTGTTTAAAATGGCGATAGCGGTTGCACCCGTAACTAGCTGGAGATTTTATGACAGTGTTTATACAGAACGTTATATGACCACACCTCAAGAAAATCCGTCTGGTTACGACGAAAATTCGCCTTTGAGCCATGTCGATAAATTAAAAGGTGATTTTCTTTTGATTCATGGGTCTGCGGATGATAATGTTCACGTACAGAATAGCATGCGATTAATTGAAGCTTTGATACAAGCAGATAAAGATTTTGATTGGTTGATTTTCCCGGATAAAAGTCACGGAATCAGCGGTGGTAACACCCGAAACTTTCTTTATAATAAAATGACGAACTTTCTAGATGAAAAATTGGGTGATAAAATTCAGGATTCTCGCTTAAATACCCATAAAGGACAAAGATAA
- a CDS encoding proton-dependent oligopeptide transporter, POT family, producing the protein MATTSVYSKQKELFGHPVGLYILFFTEMWERFSYYGMRAILVLYLVAQSNGDNPGLGWDNGEALSLYGWYTMLVYVASIPGGWIADKFLGQKKSVLYGGILLVLGHGILSVEEMWAFYTGLGLIIAGVGMLKPNISTMVGGLYRPGDIRRDKGFTIFYIGINVGAFLSSLIVGYVGEVHGWHYGFGLAAIGMALGLIQYLVGQKHLKYVGNYSGSSLDEEERAAMKRPLNKIEKDRIVVLFISFLLVIVFWGAFEQAGGLMNIYAMDNTDRMLMGWEVPASWFQALNAMFIIFLGTSVAAYWAKRKLKGKLSTSLFKMIMGLIIMGTGFFFMTAAAAQFNSQGESAMYWLVLAYLFHTVGELCISPVALSYITKLAPLKYASLMMGVYFAMTGFGNKVAGLLGEASENLGEYTIFTGIAIFCVIFGLLVLVFRKKLENLTHGAEDNERDLSIPEQEGYELADENIAK; encoded by the coding sequence ATGGCAACTACATCAGTCTATTCTAAACAAAAGGAACTTTTTGGACATCCGGTGGGATTATACATCCTGTTTTTCACCGAGATGTGGGAGCGTTTCTCATATTACGGTATGCGCGCTATTCTTGTACTTTACTTAGTGGCTCAATCAAATGGAGATAATCCTGGTTTAGGATGGGATAATGGAGAAGCGCTCTCTCTTTACGGTTGGTATACCATGCTGGTTTATGTGGCATCAATTCCTGGTGGATGGATTGCCGATAAATTTTTAGGACAAAAGAAATCAGTGCTTTATGGAGGTATTTTATTAGTACTGGGTCACGGAATTTTATCAGTCGAAGAAATGTGGGCTTTCTATACTGGGCTTGGACTTATCATAGCAGGTGTTGGAATGTTAAAACCAAATATTTCTACGATGGTTGGAGGACTTTACCGCCCTGGAGACATTAGAAGGGACAAAGGTTTTACAATTTTTTATATTGGAATTAATGTGGGTGCGTTTTTATCAAGTTTAATTGTGGGATATGTAGGTGAAGTACATGGCTGGCATTATGGATTTGGTCTTGCCGCGATTGGTATGGCTTTAGGATTAATTCAATATTTAGTTGGTCAAAAACATCTTAAATATGTTGGTAATTATAGTGGTAGTTCTCTAGATGAAGAAGAGAGAGCGGCAATGAAAAGGCCATTGAACAAAATTGAAAAGGATAGAATTGTTGTTCTTTTTATCTCGTTTTTATTGGTGATAGTATTTTGGGGAGCCTTTGAGCAAGCCGGGGGATTAATGAATATTTATGCCATGGACAATACTGACAGGATGTTAATGGGGTGGGAAGTGCCTGCCTCTTGGTTTCAGGCTTTAAATGCGATGTTCATTATCTTCTTAGGAACATCTGTAGCAGCATATTGGGCGAAGCGAAAATTAAAAGGAAAATTGTCTACGTCATTGTTCAAAATGATTATGGGTCTAATCATCATGGGTACAGGATTCTTCTTTATGACGGCCGCTGCTGCACAATTTAATTCCCAAGGAGAATCGGCAATGTATTGGTTAGTTCTTGCATATTTATTCCATACGGTTGGTGAATTATGTATTTCTCCTGTCGCACTTTCTTATATAACCAAGTTGGCGCCTTTAAAATATGCTTCCTTAATGATGGGTGTTTACTTCGCAATGACTGGATTTGGTAATAAAGTTGCCGGACTTCTTGGTGAAGCTTCAGAAAACCTTGGGGAGTATACCATCTTTACGGGGATTGCTATTTTCTGTGTGATTTTCGGTTTACTTGTATTGGTCTTCAGGAAAAAACTAGAAAATTTAACCCACGGTGCAGAGGATAATGAACGGGATTTAAGTATTCCAGAACAAGAAGGCTATGAATTGGCGGACGAGAATATCGCTAAATAA
- a CDS encoding proton-dependent oligopeptide transporter, POT family has protein sequence MANSTDQYFKNPVIGHPAGLFVLFFTEMWERFSYYGMRALLVLFLTSSLFDEGWAWPREHALSLYGTYTSLVYLTPILGGYIADKIIGYRRAVVIGALIMTLGHAAMTVETHLSLYVGLLLLVIGNGFFKPTMTSIISQMYEHHPEKKDGAYTIYYMGVNAGAFLGILLCGYLGEQWGWGWGFGLAGIFMFFGMLQFYFSQGIFVDIGLKPNKETDEPFVETTKDRLNPFTTVDKIFIVISAVIGLVWIINDPVSKIGGSNLFDFSVGSLDGATFSILFALGLFIILLVSRIIRYSPVVRDKMIAVSIFAFFTVFFWAAFEQAGGSMTIFANDYTDRILEGSAANIFRTANTLITIIPLAVITWVLWKLFQQTFKKYALANVLLGFSFLIIWALVITMLYQQYSAESPEVPASWFSVLNSLFIIIFAPLFSKLWESKYNPSGAVKYGIGLILLGIGFLALAYGSSDIPQGAKVAAVSMIWLIFAYFFHTMGELCLSPVGLSYVSKLVPGRMIAMMFGIWYLAIAIGNKLAGSTGGMIDKVTAEYSLSTFFMLFFAIPAAAGVLVILLNPLMKKLMHGIR, from the coding sequence ATGGCAAATTCTACCGACCAGTATTTTAAAAATCCTGTTATAGGTCATCCTGCGGGTCTTTTCGTATTATTTTTTACGGAGATGTGGGAACGCTTTTCTTATTATGGAATGCGGGCCCTATTAGTACTCTTTCTTACTTCTTCATTGTTCGATGAAGGCTGGGCTTGGCCAAGGGAACACGCGCTTTCTCTATACGGGACATACACATCTCTAGTTTATCTTACTCCAATATTAGGAGGATACATCGCAGATAAGATTATCGGCTATAGAAGAGCAGTCGTAATTGGAGCGCTAATAATGACTCTGGGGCATGCTGCCATGACGGTAGAAACCCATTTGTCCCTTTATGTTGGATTATTGCTTTTGGTAATTGGTAACGGATTTTTTAAGCCAACTATGACCTCTATTATATCTCAAATGTACGAGCATCATCCCGAGAAAAAGGATGGAGCTTACACGATTTACTATATGGGTGTTAACGCAGGGGCGTTTCTCGGTATACTATTGTGCGGTTATTTGGGCGAGCAGTGGGGCTGGGGCTGGGGATTTGGTCTTGCTGGTATTTTTATGTTCTTCGGAATGTTGCAATTCTATTTTTCCCAAGGAATTTTTGTTGATATAGGCCTTAAACCCAACAAAGAAACCGATGAACCTTTTGTTGAAACGACCAAAGACCGTCTAAACCCCTTTACCACGGTAGATAAGATCTTTATTGTAATTAGTGCAGTCATTGGTCTTGTTTGGATCATCAACGATCCGGTTTCAAAAATTGGTGGATCAAATCTTTTCGACTTTAGCGTTGGCTCTTTAGACGGAGCAACATTCTCTATATTATTTGCATTGGGATTATTTATCATTTTACTGGTATCGAGAATCATTAGATACTCGCCAGTAGTAAGAGATAAAATGATAGCAGTTTCTATTTTTGCCTTTTTTACCGTTTTCTTTTGGGCGGCTTTTGAGCAGGCTGGGGGTTCAATGACTATTTTCGCGAATGATTACACCGACCGAATTTTAGAAGGTAGTGCAGCTAATATTTTTAGAACGGCTAACACCTTAATTACTATTATCCCATTGGCCGTAATAACCTGGGTTCTCTGGAAATTATTTCAGCAAACTTTTAAGAAATATGCATTGGCTAACGTCTTATTGGGTTTTAGCTTTCTAATTATCTGGGCATTGGTCATTACCATGCTATATCAACAATATTCTGCCGAATCTCCAGAAGTTCCGGCATCTTGGTTTAGCGTACTTAACTCACTATTCATTATCATTTTTGCGCCATTATTTTCTAAGCTATGGGAAAGTAAATACAATCCCAGCGGTGCCGTAAAATATGGAATCGGTTTGATTCTCTTAGGTATAGGATTTCTTGCTTTAGCTTATGGATCATCTGATATTCCGCAAGGGGCCAAAGTTGCCGCGGTTAGCATGATTTGGCTAATCTTCGCCTACTTCTTCCATACTATGGGTGAGCTTTGCTTATCACCGGTCGGTCTTTCTTATGTTAGTAAACTTGTTCCGGGTAGGATGATTGCCATGATGTTCGGTATTTGGTATTTAGCTATTGCAATCGGTAATAAACTAGCAGGAAGCACAGGCGGAATGATTGATAAGGTTACGGCAGAGTATTCCCTTTCAACCTTTTTTATGCTATTCTTTGCAATCCCGGCAGCAGCAGGCGTGCTGGTAATATTGTTGAATCCCTTGATGAAGAAATTAATGCACGGAATTAGATAA
- a CDS encoding Thioredoxin-related protein → MKNIVLITFLGLFSIGIQAQEIKWVSLNEALQLQKKEPRKIFMDVYTNWCGPCKMLDKNTFHNKDVVDYVNKNYYAVKFDAEGNSTIKYDGKTFSNPNYNPDLVNKRNGVHDLTMYLKIGAYPSMVFFNEESQVLTAIKGYQNPQQLELYLKLFKNNDHKDLKTQEDFNAYFTAFTPTFKGE, encoded by the coding sequence ATGAAAAATATAGTACTAATCACCTTTCTTGGTTTGTTCTCTATAGGGATTCAAGCCCAAGAAATTAAATGGGTTTCACTGAATGAAGCCTTGCAACTTCAAAAGAAAGAACCACGAAAAATCTTTATGGATGTCTATACAAATTGGTGTGGACCTTGTAAGATGTTAGATAAAAACACGTTTCATAATAAAGACGTAGTCGATTATGTCAATAAAAATTATTACGCCGTAAAATTTGATGCTGAAGGAAATTCTACCATTAAGTACGATGGAAAAACCTTTTCTAATCCTAATTATAATCCAGATTTAGTAAATAAACGAAATGGGGTTCATGATTTAACGATGTATCTAAAGATTGGTGCCTATCCTTCGATGGTATTTTTTAATGAAGAGTCACAAGTTTTGACGGCTATTAAAGGATATCAAAATCCACAGCAACTAGAATTGTATCTTAAGTTGTTTAAAAATAATGATCATAAGGATTTAAAAACTCAAGAAGATTTTAATGCTTATTTCACGGCATTTACTCCAACTTTTAAAGGAGAATAA
- a CDS encoding competence protein ComEC: protein MKLLDFPLIKITFFLIIGILLGHYVSIPLSLLTIFFSIFFMLIIVLIFSRIGTTKVSVFGILIILISISLGTIVYQIHDETISKSHYTNLEYKRDDSPLLVAKISKKLKPSFSQQRFIAEIFNLNEKEVHGQILINIKIDSTLTNLKIDDVIAINSTLEDVKPPLNPGQFNYKKYLANQSIYQQTFVTSSEIVRLKTKSTTFSGFAAGIRAKINSALRKYDINESELAIINALLLGQREDISTEVYNSYINAGVIHILAVSGLHIGILLLIFQFLLKPLESVKYGKTAKVIIILILLWSFALIAGFSASVTRAVTMFSIISIGLNLKRAVNIYNTLAVSMLFLLLAKPMFLFDVGFQLSYLALISIVVFQPKIYALFEFKWKVPNYFWELLSVTIAAQIGVLPISLFYFHQFPGLFFLSNLLIIPFLGVILGLGVLVIILSLISILPEFLLQTFSFLIRSMNGIVAWVAGHEEFVLKDISFNGYELVAAYLLIIAMTALINLKNTRSLIVFLGTIVVFQITEIASKLSAERKLIVFHKVGETYLARLQNEEMTVFTNFEKIDMKSPFLRDYKIQNSVEEINFEVMPNVFNFNNKTILVIDSIGVYNTSFSPKILLLSNSPKINLERLTDSILPELIIADGSNYKSYVNRWKASCENKKIPFHNTAEKGAFILDE from the coding sequence ATGAAGTTATTGGATTTTCCTCTCATCAAGATTACTTTCTTTCTGATTATCGGTATTCTTTTGGGCCATTATGTCTCCATACCTTTAAGTCTTCTCACGATTTTCTTCTCGATATTTTTCATGCTTATTATAGTTCTGATTTTCAGCCGAATTGGGACAACTAAAGTTTCTGTATTTGGAATCTTGATTATTCTGATATCTATAAGTTTAGGTACCATCGTATACCAGATTCACGATGAGACGATTTCAAAAAGTCACTACACTAACTTAGAATATAAAAGAGATGATTCTCCTTTATTAGTTGCGAAAATTTCAAAAAAGCTAAAGCCGAGCTTTTCCCAACAACGCTTTATTGCTGAAATATTCAATTTAAATGAAAAAGAAGTTCATGGTCAGATCCTGATAAACATCAAAATAGATTCAACTCTAACAAATCTTAAAATTGACGATGTCATTGCAATAAATTCTACTCTCGAAGACGTAAAACCGCCGCTGAATCCCGGACAATTCAACTATAAGAAGTATCTCGCAAACCAATCTATCTATCAGCAAACATTTGTGACTTCGTCCGAAATTGTCCGGTTAAAAACCAAATCAACAACATTTTCTGGATTTGCGGCAGGTATAAGAGCAAAGATAAATTCAGCCTTAAGAAAATATGATATTAACGAGAGTGAACTCGCCATCATTAACGCATTATTACTGGGACAACGCGAAGATATTAGCACCGAAGTTTACAACTCTTACATCAACGCTGGGGTCATCCATATTCTCGCAGTTTCGGGCCTTCATATCGGAATTTTACTTCTAATATTTCAGTTTTTACTTAAGCCTTTGGAAAGTGTCAAATACGGCAAAACGGCCAAAGTCATAATTATTCTTATCCTTTTGTGGTCATTTGCACTGATTGCAGGATTTTCAGCTTCGGTCACTCGAGCGGTCACGATGTTTAGCATTATTTCGATTGGTTTAAATCTTAAACGGGCAGTCAATATTTATAACACATTGGCCGTTTCTATGTTATTTCTATTATTGGCAAAACCAATGTTTCTCTTTGATGTAGGATTTCAGCTCAGTTATTTGGCATTGATCAGTATAGTAGTTTTTCAACCTAAAATATATGCGCTATTTGAATTTAAGTGGAAAGTGCCAAATTATTTTTGGGAGCTTCTTTCGGTTACCATCGCTGCACAGATAGGCGTTTTGCCAATAAGTCTATTTTATTTTCATCAATTTCCAGGGTTGTTCTTTCTTTCCAATCTGCTCATCATTCCGTTTCTAGGAGTCATACTGGGTTTAGGGGTTCTGGTTATTATTTTGTCCTTAATTAGTATTCTGCCCGAATTTCTCCTTCAAACATTCTCATTTCTTATAAGGTCAATGAATGGCATTGTAGCGTGGGTAGCAGGCCATGAAGAATTTGTACTTAAGGATATATCCTTTAACGGTTATGAATTGGTTGCAGCCTATCTTCTAATTATCGCGATGACTGCATTAATTAATTTGAAGAATACTAGAAGCCTAATAGTGTTTTTAGGTACAATAGTGGTTTTTCAGATTACTGAAATCGCCTCAAAACTTAGTGCGGAAAGAAAACTGATTGTATTTCATAAAGTAGGAGAAACTTATCTGGCCAGATTGCAAAATGAGGAAATGACCGTTTTTACCAACTTTGAAAAAATTGATATGAAATCACCTTTTCTTCGGGATTATAAAATTCAGAACTCTGTTGAGGAAATCAATTTTGAAGTAATGCCGAATGTTTTCAACTTTAATAACAAAACAATTCTAGTAATAGATAGTATCGGCGTGTATAACACCTCATTTAGTCCAAAAATACTGCTGCTATCGAACTCGCCGAAAATAAACTTAGAAAGGTTGACGGATTCAATTTTACCAGAGCTTATTATTGCCGATGGTAGTAATTATAAGAGTTATGTAAATCGTTGGAAGGCAAGTTGTGAGAATAAAAAAATCCCTTTTCATAATACTGCAGAAAAGGGAGCTTTTATTTTAGATGAATAA
- a CDS encoding NlpC/P60 family protein — protein MSYKIYDVNPVALDVVENAKEFDGVRYKYGGTTKKGMDCSGLITTAFEKEDIYLPRSSSEMASSGQWIDLKEVQPGDLMFFATQRNSRKVNHVALVTNARPGYVEFIHSTSSKGVMTSTLDDKYWYFAFVQARRVLNSSHP, from the coding sequence ATGAGTTATAAAATTTACGATGTAAATCCAGTCGCTTTAGATGTGGTCGAAAATGCCAAGGAATTCGATGGAGTTCGCTATAAATATGGAGGCACTACTAAAAAAGGAATGGATTGCTCTGGTCTTATCACGACCGCTTTCGAGAAAGAGGATATATATCTACCTAGAAGTTCTAGTGAAATGGCGTCTTCGGGACAGTGGATAGATTTAAAGGAAGTTCAGCCGGGGGATTTAATGTTTTTTGCCACCCAAAGAAATAGCAGAAAAGTAAATCATGTGGCTCTGGTCACCAATGCCCGTCCCGGTTATGTTGAGTTTATTCATTCTACCAGCAGCAAGGGAGTTATGACCTCTACCTTAGACGACAAATATTGGTACTTTGCTTTTGTTCAAGCACGTAGGGTTTTAAATAGTTCGCATCCCTAA